A DNA window from Chiroxiphia lanceolata isolate bChiLan1 chromosome 6, bChiLan1.pri, whole genome shotgun sequence contains the following coding sequences:
- the DMAC2L gene encoding ATP synthase subunit s, mitochondrial, translated as MMVLGRLVRKPPSPPGSCRGFWGWLNAVFNKVDYERIQAVGPDRAASEWLLRCGALVRFQGSPKWQQDYNGLPTGPLGKYKIEAINATDSCIMYRGFDYLDGLEHVTDIRLEKCMYIQDECLQRLSETNNLQKSLLQLKIISCGNVTDKGILALHRLTNLEYLYLSDLPGIREKETTFHALQQALPKLELELDLE; from the exons ATGATGGTGTTGGGGAGACTCGTGAGGAAGCCGCCGTCGCCGCCGGGCAGCTGCAGAGGGttctggggatggctgaacgCCGTGTTCAACAA GGTGGACTATGAGCGGATCCAAGCCGTGGGCCCCGACCGGGCGGCCTCGGAGTGGCTCCTGCGCTGCGGGGCCTTGGTGCGGTTCCAGGGCTCCCCAAAGTGGCAGCAGGACTACAACGGGCTCCCCACGGGGCCCCTGGGCAAGTACAAGATAGAAGCAATTAATGCCACCGACTCCTGCATCATGTACAGAGGATTTGACTATCTGG ATGGTCTGGAGCACGTCACGGATATCAGGCTGGAGAAGTGCATGTACATACAGGACGAGTGTCTGCAGAGGCTCAGCGAGACAAACAACCTGCAGAAgagtctcctccagctgaagaTCATCTCCTGTGGCAATGTCACAGACAAAGGCATCCTTGCCCTTCACAGGCTGAC gaaCCTTGAGTATTTGTATCTGAGTGACCTTCCTGGaatcagagagaaagaaaccacCTTTCACGCCCTTCAGCAGGCGCTGCcaaagctggagctggagctggactTGGAATAA